One genomic segment of Balaenoptera musculus isolate JJ_BM4_2016_0621 chromosome 11, mBalMus1.pri.v3, whole genome shotgun sequence includes these proteins:
- the LOC118904484 gene encoding LOW QUALITY PROTEIN: heterogeneous nuclear ribonucleoprotein A1-like (The sequence of the model RefSeq protein was modified relative to this genomic sequence to represent the inferred CDS: substituted 1 base at 1 genomic stop codon) — protein MSKSESPKEPEQLRKLFIGGLSFETTDESLRSHFEQWGTLTDCVVMRDPNTKRSRGFGFVTYATVEEVDAAMNARPHKVDGRVVEPKRAVSREDSQRPGAHLTVKKIFVGGIKEDTEEHHLRDYFEQYGKIEVIEIMTDRGSGKKRGFAFVTFDDHDSVDKIVIQKYHTANGHNCEVRKALSQQEMAGASSSQRGRSGSGNFGGGHGGGFGGSDSFGRGGDFSGRGGFGGSHGGGGYGGSGDGYNGFGNDGSNFGSGGSYTXSGGSYNNQSSNFGPMKGGNFGGRSSGPYGGGGQYFAKPRNQGGYGGSSSSSSYGSGRRF, from the coding sequence ATGTCTAAGTCAGAGTCACCCAAAGAGCCCGAACAGCTGCGGAAGCTCTTCATCGGAGGTTTGAGCTTTGAAACAACCGATGAGAGTCTGAGGAGCCATTTTGAGCAGTGGGGAACGCTCACAGATTGTGTGGTAATGAGGGATCCAAACACCAAACGCTCCAGAGGCTTCGGGTTTGTCACATATGCCACTGTGGAGGAGGTGGATGCAGCCATGAATGCAAGGCCACACAAGGTGGATGGAAGAGTGGTGGAACCAAAGAGGGCCGTCTCAAGAGAGGATTCTCAAAGACCTGGTGCCCACTTAACTGTGAAGAAGATTTTTGTTGGTGGCATTAAAGAAGACACTGAGGAACATCATCTAAGAGATTATTTTGAACAGTATGGGAAAATTGAAGTGATTGAAATCATGACTGATCGAGGCAGTGGCAAAAAGAGAGGCTTTGCTTTTGTAACCTTTGATGACCATGACTCTGTAGACAAGATTGTCATTCAGAAATACCACACTGCGAATGGCCACAACTGTGAAGTAAGGAAAGCCCTATCTCAGCAAGAGATGGCTGGTGCTTCATCCAGCCAAAGAGGTCGAAGTGGTTCTGGAAACTTTGGTGGTGGTCACGGAGGTGGTTTTGGTGGGAGTGACAGCTTTGGTCGTGGAGGAGACTTCAGTGGTCGAGGTGGCTTTGGTGGCAGCCACGGTGGTGGTGGCTATGGTGGCAGTGGGGACGGCTATAATGGATTTGGTAACGATGGAAGCAATTTTGGAAGTGGTGGAAGCTACACTTGAAGTGGTGGCAGTTACAACAATCAATCTTCAAATTTTGGACCCATGAAAGGAGGAAACTTTGGAGGCAGAAGTTCTGGCCCCTATGGTGGTGGAGGCCAATACTTTGCCAAACCCCGAAACCAAGGTGGCTATGGTGgttccagcagcagcagtagctatGGCAGTGGCAGAAGGTTTTGA